A DNA window from Bombus vancouverensis nearcticus chromosome 6, iyBomVanc1_principal, whole genome shotgun sequence contains the following coding sequences:
- the LOC117160239 gene encoding putative inactive tyrosine-protein kinase Wsck isoform X2, which produces MNGQQCFCGSRYGRRGISTSCTFLCIADQNNYCGSQDAMSIYSTGQTGPSPPRSAQIIHSGFNNLQITWEPPNIRNGNITSYTLKAVVVETFASNLVPAVESQIQGGASNSTILQGLQPGTKYNVSITAANTQTDSEPTYILGWTLIGPPNKPIMPKVIEQTSTTITVLLSEGSSEYGPVSTYQVFVCQPGTIPPSGPNVTYYNYETSIQQSLGYYITGEFESSEFYKYTKFIVGDGKMIGAYYNAPLDTQVMPQIGLTVVSKFQRQVQYAYSDLINKLTIYNESGNNSLNLTIFILCIAIAVLGTLLIVSIILYLTLQERHEKFRIRKLPEQQELTLQGPLYEVDNLAYIPEDVPERVNHYQELKKKVWIIPQNLLTINDTTIRRGRFGTVHTGVIQKNDKSCSVAVHSIADKLLKVSDKRHMLRELDVCIKASPMKYLADLIGTCETHDTLHVVLELPPQTLKNCLLAARSGNTFPVEHILPIGSMIASALQHLENYKIIHEYLCARSVGLSNEWIPKLMGHGISKYALEDIKYTRWMSVECLGNRKKHQPAVVWAFGVLLWEMLSMGGTPYSNFSLDSEVEEAIEQGVRLPQLPDTPDPLHEVMLSCWNMESQERPTFAELIRLETLSICPVTAITEPYIPELELN; this is translated from the exons TTGCTGATCAGAACAATTATTGTGGTAGTCAAGATGCAATGAGTATTTATTCGACTGGACAAACag GTCCTAGTCCACCAAGGAGTGCACAAATAATTCACAGTGGATTTAATAATTTGCAAATTACATGGGAACCGCCTAATATCAGAAATGGAAATATTACATCTTATACTTTAAAGGCAGTGGTTGTTGAAACATTTGCTTCAAATTTAGTACCAGCCGTAGAAAGTCAGATTCAAGGAGGAGCTTCAAATAGTACCATTTTACAAGGCTTACAACCAGGCACAAAGTATAATGTATCAATCACTGCTGCAAACACCCAAACAGATAGTGAACCTACATATATTTTGGGATGGACTTTAATAGGACCACCTAATAAGCCAATAATGCCAAAAGTAATAGAACAAACAAGTACCACAATAACTGTTTTATTATCAGAGGGAAGTAGTGAATATGGTCCTGTTAGTACCTACCAAGTATTTGTTTGTCAACCTGGTACAATACCTCCATCAGGTCCTAATGTAACTTATTACAATTATGAAACATCAATACAGCAAAGTCTAGGATATTATATTACTGGAGAATTTGAATCTTcagaattttacaaatatacaaaatttatagtAGGAGATGGAAAAATGATTGGCGCATATTATAATGCACCATTAGATACTCAAGTAATGCCACAAATAGGCTTAACAGTAGTTTCTAAATTTCAAAGACAAGTGCAGTATGCTTATTCAGATCTAATTAATAAGCTGACAATTTATAATGAAAGTGGAAATAACAGTCTAAATTTGACAATTTTTATACTATGTATTGCAATTGCTGTTTTGGGAACGTTACTTATAGTTTCAATAATACTTTATTTAACATTGCAAGAACGCCATGAAAAGTTTCGGATAAGGAAACTTCCAGAGCAACAAGAACTTACATTGCAAGGTCCATTGTACGAAGTTGACAATTTAGCATATATTCCAGAGGATGTACCTGAAAGGGTAAATCATTATCAAGAACTGAAAAAGAAGGTATGGATTATACCACAAAACTTATTGACGATTAATGACACTACGATACGTAGAGGGCGATTTGGGACAGTACATACAGGTGTTATTCAAAAAAATGACAAATCTTGTAGTGTAGCTGTTCATAGTATAGCTGACAAATTATTGAAAGTATCTGACAAAAGACATATGTTACGAGAACTAGATGTTTGTATTAAAGCATCTCCTATGAAATATCTTGCAGATCTTATAGGAACATGTGAAACTCATGATACATTACACGTTGTACTTGAATTACCACCTCAGacattaaaaaattgtctaTTAGCTGCCAGATCTGGGAACACATTTCCTGTTGAACATATTCTACCTATAGGATCTATGATAGCATCTGCTTTACAACAtcttgaaaattataaaattatacatgaATATCTTTGTGCACGTAGTGTAGGTCTCTCAAATGAATGGATACCTAAACTAATGGGACATGGAATATCCAAATATGCTTtagaagatataaaatatactcGATGGATGTCTGTTGAGTGCCTTGGTAATAGAAAAAAACACCAACCAGCAGTAGTCTGGGCTTTTGGTGTACTTTTGTGGGAAATGCTTAGTATGGGTGGTACACCATATTCTAATTTTTCGCTTGATAGTGAAGTGGAAGAAGCAATTGAGCAAGGAGTTAGATTACCACAACTACCAGATACTCCTGATCCACTTCACGAAGTTATGTTATCTTGCTGGAATATGGAAAGTCAGGAAAGACCAACATTTGCAGAATTAATAAGATTG GAAACCTTAAGCATTTGTCCAGTCACTGCAATTACTGAACCATATATCCCAGAAttagaattaaattaa
- the LOC117160235 gene encoding small ribosomal subunit protein uS9m-like isoform X3 yields MAMLMFTRFINLRNVININNFGAIGNILNITQCSDVISKPYCININDDIIPHKSAKLTGKKVSSAMRAYLKRSNDYKEFMKKQIAEYDIGKRYLANIMGEDPENFTQKDINSAIRYLFPSGLYDQGAQPMMLHPIDVYGNRKEAEFDETGRPHHFLFYTTKPNYYEILHNIAKSMIHLNKIEDQILERNIQSAPEHKIDLRDSEWLQKKSLEKILLEELLDKEYDYFIKSMQRLVDHPVSKHAESFIMEYRRKLPSINQDIKIPQLEYDSDNRPFVLIDRCARKNTRGEVKVIGNGSGKITINGKDLAYFDDMQCREQIDDVIA; encoded by the exons ATGGCTATGTTGATGTTTACACGTTTCATAAATTTGCGAaacgtaataaatattaataattttggtGCTAttggaaatatattaaatattacacaATGCTcg GACGTTATCTCTAAACCATATTGTATAAACATTAATGATGACATTATTCCTCATAAATCTGCAAAATTAACTGGAAAAAAAGTTAGTAGTGCTATGAGAGCATACTTAAAACGATCTAATGACTATA AGGAATTTATGAAAAAACAAATAGCTGAGTATGATATTGGAAAACGATATTTAGCTAATATAATGGGCGAAGATCCTGAGAACTTTACACAAAAAGatattaat AGTGCAATAAGGTACTTATTTCCATCTGGTTTATATGACCAAGGAGCTCAACCTATGATGCTTCACCCTATAGATGTATATGGGAATAGGAAGGAAGCAGAATTTGATGAAACTGGTAGACCACatcattttttgttttacactACTAAAcctaattattatgaaatacttCAT AACATTGCAAAATCAATGATTCATTTAAACAAAATAGAGGACCAGATATTGGAAAGAAATATCCAATCAGCACCAGAGCATAAAAT AGATTTAAGGGATTCAGAATGGCTACAGAAGAAGAGCTTAGAAAAGATATTGCTTGAAGAACTTTTAGACAAAGAa TATGATTACTTTATAAAAAGTATGCAGAGATTAGTTGATCATCCTGTATCAAAGCATGCAGAATCTTTTATCATGGAATATAGAAGAAAATTACCAAGTATTAATCAGGATATAAAAATTCCACAa ctTGAATATGATAGTGATAACAGGCCTTTTGTACTTATCGACA GATGTGCAAGAAAAAATACAAGAGGTGAGGTTAAAGTGATAGGCAATGGATCTGGAAAAATCACCATTAATGGAAAGGATCTCGCGTACTTTGATGATATGCAATGTCGTGAACAG